The following proteins are encoded in a genomic region of Anaerobaca lacustris:
- a CDS encoding carbohydrate binding family 9 domain-containing protein: MRTGIARSLVGVCMVCSAVLLAIAIPADAHNDPNASVPSLRALKVDSPIVVDGVLDEPFWQDAEVATDFIDTRSGQPAAQQTLVRIAYSRTHLHIAVECLDDRIDLIRASERREDRQFQGDDWLEVHLDPLHSHNAKYAFFSNPLGVRVDAAEGPSGAFSTSWTAEWDLAARIGDDRWVFEMSIPLRVLNYRRADGQIWGLNFTRYLVRTDTTSFWSFSPTDSYKPRHFGHLVGLDLADSEFSRNLEITPYVSSRTDFNGHGSTELQTGGDVSFRLTPSIVTSWTINPDFAQVEADADTIELRDTERFLPEKRLFFREGEDLFASGANRLYYSRRLTDIDGGARVSGEMNDYRFALVDVYGDVVHGDPYYGNSSVFRLLRNVGEKSNVGLHASSSDFKQGHSRVLGSDGKLFVNDDWSFNYLVAGADDRLEEGVERSARDRSDYLGYGSVVYKKYPWEVGANYRGISEGFDPVLGFIPRRDIYGPTVYSMYSLRASDRWYKRLFAYFGIEYFENGDGQTSLRDYSADASVTLKNDVRLGIEYDRDYHRPYHNERTELDVVFDATDFWRSTAFEWAFGVFEETEYDELSLGKHFKPIDRWPIRYDYVIRFEDRPDGDRETIWLNRIVFDYFFTDVMWLKSAIQHRSTEVHNISVIYGWEFVKDAHLYLVYNGVREDDDPETIHSLFAKLAYTLR, translated from the coding sequence ATGAGAACAGGCATTGCACGGTCCCTGGTCGGTGTGTGCATGGTCTGTTCTGCGGTATTGCTGGCAATCGCCATCCCGGCCGACGCGCACAACGATCCGAACGCCTCGGTTCCCTCGCTGCGCGCCCTGAAGGTGGATTCGCCGATCGTTGTGGACGGCGTTCTCGATGAACCGTTCTGGCAGGACGCCGAGGTGGCGACGGACTTCATCGACACGCGGTCGGGACAGCCGGCGGCGCAGCAGACCCTCGTCCGGATCGCTTACAGCCGCACCCATCTGCACATCGCGGTCGAGTGCCTCGACGACCGGATTGACCTGATCCGCGCCAGCGAGAGGCGCGAGGACCGGCAGTTCCAGGGCGATGATTGGCTGGAGGTCCACCTGGACCCGCTGCACAGTCACAACGCCAAGTACGCCTTCTTCTCGAACCCGCTGGGCGTACGCGTCGACGCCGCCGAGGGCCCCAGCGGCGCGTTCAGCACGAGCTGGACCGCCGAATGGGACCTGGCCGCCCGGATCGGCGACGACCGCTGGGTGTTCGAGATGAGCATTCCGCTGCGCGTGCTGAACTACCGTCGGGCGGACGGGCAGATCTGGGGCCTGAACTTCACGCGCTACCTCGTACGCACCGATACGACGAGCTTCTGGAGCTTCAGCCCGACCGATTCCTACAAGCCCAGGCACTTCGGGCATCTCGTCGGGCTGGACCTGGCCGACAGCGAGTTCAGCCGGAACCTGGAGATCACTCCCTACGTCAGCTCACGCACCGATTTCAACGGCCACGGCAGCACGGAGCTGCAGACCGGTGGCGACGTCAGCTTTCGCCTGACGCCTTCGATCGTCACGTCCTGGACCATCAATCCCGATTTCGCCCAGGTCGAGGCCGACGCCGATACGATCGAGCTGCGCGACACCGAGCGGTTCCTGCCGGAAAAGCGCCTGTTCTTCCGGGAAGGAGAGGATCTGTTCGCCTCCGGCGCGAACCGTCTCTACTACAGTCGTCGGCTCACGGACATCGACGGCGGCGCCCGCGTCAGCGGCGAGATGAACGACTACCGGTTCGCCCTGGTCGACGTCTACGGCGACGTCGTCCACGGCGACCCGTACTATGGCAACTCCTCCGTCTTTCGGCTGCTCCGCAACGTGGGCGAGAAATCGAACGTCGGCCTGCACGCGAGCAGTTCGGATTTCAAGCAGGGCCACTCCCGCGTTCTCGGTTCCGACGGCAAGCTGTTTGTCAACGACGACTGGAGCTTCAACTATCTGGTGGCCGGCGCCGACGACCGGCTCGAAGAGGGCGTCGAACGCTCCGCCAGGGACCGCAGCGACTACCTCGGCTACGGATCGGTCGTCTACAAGAAATACCCCTGGGAGGTCGGCGCCAACTACCGCGGGATCAGCGAGGGGTTCGACCCGGTCCTCGGCTTCATCCCGCGCCGTGACATCTACGGCCCCACCGTCTACTCGATGTACAGCCTTCGCGCGTCGGACCGCTGGTACAAGAGGCTGTTCGCCTACTTCGGTATCGAGTACTTCGAGAACGGCGACGGACAGACGTCGCTTCGCGATTATTCGGCCGATGCGTCCGTGACACTCAAGAACGACGTCCGACTCGGGATCGAATACGACCGCGATTACCATCGTCCCTACCACAACGAACGCACCGAACTCGACGTGGTCTTCGATGCGACGGACTTCTGGCGCTCCACGGCATTCGAGTGGGCGTTCGGTGTCTTCGAAGAGACGGAATACGATGAGCTGTCGCTCGGCAAGCATTTCAAGCCGATCGATCGCTGGCCCATACGCTACGACTATGTGATCCGCTTCGAGGATCGGCCCGACGGGGACAGGGAGACGATCTGGCTCAATCGCATCGTCTTCGATTATTTCTTCACCGACGTGATGTGGCTCAAGAGCGCGATCCAGCACCGCAGCACCGAGGTCCACAACATCAGCGTGATCTACGGGTGGGAGTTCGTCAAAGACGCCCACCTCTATCTCGTCTACAACGGGGTCCGCGAAGACGACGACCCCGAGACCATCCACAGCCTCTTCGCCAAGCTCGCCTACACCCTTCGTTGA